In Planctomycetota bacterium, a single genomic region encodes these proteins:
- the groL gene encoding chaperonin GroEL (60 kDa chaperone family; promotes refolding of misfolded polypeptides especially under stressful conditions; forms two stacked rings of heptamers to form a barrel-shaped 14mer; ends can be capped by GroES; misfolded proteins enter the barrel where they are refolded when GroES binds), translating to MAKQMMFDEEARRKLLAGMRKLAGTVRVTLGPSGRNVILEKKSGAPQATKDGVTVSKEIELEDPFENMGAKVANAAADKTNDVAGDGTTTSAVLAEAIYTEGLKALGVGANPAHLKRGIDRAVEAAVEEIRRLARPVRGAEDYRHVALIASHYDESVADLVAKAMEKAGRDGVITVEESKGFETTVELVEGLQFDKGYVSPYFINKPDSLSAEYEDVYILLTDRKISNVREFVPILEQVAQTGRPLLIVAEDVEGEALAALVVNRLRGVIQAVAVKAPAFGDRRKAMLQDMAILTGGKVVSEDLGIKLESLRLQDLGRAKRVKVEKERTTIIGGEGDKKAIEARIEELRSSIRKTTSDYDREKFEERLAKLVGGVAILKVGGATEAEMKERKYRVEDAVHAVKAAAQEGVVPGGGVTLVRAAQAIEKLALSGDEAVGAKVVARACEAPLAAIAANAGHDPSYVLAEVRERGGSAGFDAAAGRFVDMFEAGILDAAKVTRSAIQNAASAASMLLTSRAVVVELKEKKKAVAGAVK from the coding sequence GCCGCAACGTCATTCTCGAGAAGAAAAGCGGCGCCCCCCAGGCCACGAAAGACGGGGTCACCGTCTCCAAGGAAATCGAGCTCGAAGATCCCTTCGAGAACATGGGCGCCAAGGTCGCCAACGCCGCCGCCGACAAGACCAACGACGTCGCCGGCGACGGCACGACGACCTCGGCCGTTCTGGCCGAGGCGATCTACACCGAGGGGCTCAAGGCCCTGGGCGTGGGGGCGAACCCCGCGCATCTCAAGCGCGGGATCGACCGGGCGGTGGAGGCCGCCGTGGAGGAGATCCGCCGGCTGGCGCGGCCCGTGCGCGGCGCCGAGGATTACCGGCACGTGGCCCTGATCGCCTCCCACTACGACGAGTCCGTGGCGGATCTCGTGGCCAAGGCCATGGAGAAGGCCGGCCGGGACGGCGTCATCACGGTGGAGGAATCCAAGGGGTTCGAGACGACCGTGGAGCTCGTCGAGGGCCTCCAGTTCGACAAGGGGTACGTCTCGCCCTACTTCATCAACAAGCCCGACAGCCTCTCGGCGGAGTACGAGGACGTCTATATTCTTCTGACGGACCGCAAGATTTCCAACGTCCGCGAGTTCGTTCCGATCCTGGAGCAGGTGGCGCAGACGGGGCGACCGCTTCTGATCGTGGCCGAGGACGTGGAAGGGGAGGCGCTCGCGGCGCTGGTCGTCAACCGCCTGCGCGGGGTGATCCAGGCCGTGGCGGTGAAGGCGCCGGCGTTCGGCGACCGCCGCAAGGCGATGCTTCAGGACATGGCGATCCTGACGGGCGGGAAGGTGGTTTCCGAGGACCTGGGGATCAAGCTCGAATCACTTCGTCTGCAGGACCTGGGCCGGGCCAAGCGCGTCAAGGTGGAGAAGGAGCGCACGACGATCATCGGCGGCGAGGGCGACAAGAAGGCGATCGAAGCGCGGATCGAGGAGCTGCGTTCGTCCATCCGCAAGACGACGAGCGACTACGACCGGGAGAAGTTCGAGGAGCGGCTGGCCAAGCTGGTCGGCGGCGTGGCGATTCTCAAGGTGGGAGGCGCCACCGAAGCGGAGATGAAGGAGCGCAAGTACCGGGTCGAGGACGCCGTGCACGCGGTGAAGGCGGCCGCCCAGGAGGGCGTGGTGCCGGGCGGCGGGGTGACCCTCGTCCGGGCGGCGCAGGCGATCGAGAAGCTGGCGCTCTCCGGGGACGAGGCGGTCGGGGCGAAGGTCGTGGCCCGGGCGTGCGAGGCGCCGCTGGCGGCCATCGCCGCCAACGCGGGGCACGATCCGTCGTACGTGCTGGCCGAAGTCCGGGAGCGCGGAGGCTCGGCGGGCTTCGACGCGGCGGCGGGCCGGTTCGTGGACATGTTCGAGGCGGGCATCCTGGACGCGGCGAAGGTGACGCGTTCGGCGATCCAGAACGCCGCCAGCGCGGCCTCGATGCTGCTGACCTCGCGGGCCGTGGTCGTCGAGCTCAAGGAGAAGAAGAAAGCGGTCGCGGGCGCGGTGAAGTGA
- the dnaJ gene encoding molecular chaperone DnaJ: MKGTRVEERKDYYELLGVGRNATTDEIRAAYRKLALKYHPDRNPGDKEAEKKFKEISEAYDVLSDDERRRLYDQYGHEGLRGHAVRDFQTASFQDIFEAFSDIFGEESVFGDFFGMGRGRRAARRGASLRVDLEVEFHEAALGARKAVEVVRRELCGTCRGTGSKPGTEPAACATCGGRGIVARNAGFFMLQQTCPSCGGEGRRIVHPCAECRGQGTVRTRREIEIEIPAGIEDGTRIRLAGQGEASRDGGPPGDLYVDVAVRPHAFFRREENDIYCEVPISFAQAALGAEIEVPTLTGKAPLKIPRGTPSGTLLRLRGLGVTDVRGRGRGDQVVRVVVHVPAKLTRRQEELLREFEQIEKEQSSKKNLWERFFGKGASSHDEG, translated from the coding sequence ATGAAGGGCACCCGGGTGGAGGAGCGCAAGGACTATTACGAGCTTCTGGGCGTCGGCCGGAACGCGACCACGGACGAAATCCGGGCGGCGTACCGGAAGCTGGCGCTCAAGTATCATCCGGACCGCAACCCGGGCGACAAGGAGGCCGAAAAGAAGTTCAAGGAGATCTCCGAAGCCTACGACGTCCTTTCCGACGACGAACGCCGCCGTCTCTACGATCAGTACGGGCACGAGGGGCTGCGCGGCCACGCCGTTCGCGACTTTCAGACGGCCAGCTTCCAGGACATCTTCGAGGCGTTCAGCGACATCTTCGGCGAGGAGTCGGTCTTCGGCGACTTCTTCGGGATGGGGCGGGGCCGGCGCGCGGCGCGGCGGGGAGCGAGCCTGCGCGTCGATCTGGAGGTGGAGTTCCACGAGGCGGCCCTCGGGGCGCGGAAGGCCGTCGAGGTCGTCCGCCGGGAGCTGTGCGGGACCTGCCGGGGGACGGGTTCGAAGCCGGGCACGGAGCCGGCGGCGTGCGCGACCTGCGGCGGGCGGGGCATCGTGGCCCGGAACGCCGGCTTCTTCATGCTCCAGCAGACGTGCCCCTCCTGCGGCGGCGAGGGGCGCCGGATCGTTCACCCGTGCGCCGAGTGCCGCGGCCAGGGGACGGTGCGGACCCGGCGGGAGATCGAGATCGAGATCCCCGCGGGGATCGAGGACGGCACGCGGATCCGGCTGGCCGGGCAGGGCGAAGCTTCCCGGGACGGAGGCCCGCCGGGAGACCTGTACGTGGACGTCGCGGTCCGGCCGCATGCGTTCTTCCGGCGCGAGGAGAACGACATTTATTGCGAAGTCCCGATCAGTTTCGCCCAGGCGGCCCTGGGGGCGGAGATCGAGGTCCCGACGCTGACGGGCAAGGCGCCGCTGAAGATTCCGCGGGGAACGCCGAGCGGGACGCTTCTGCGGCTGCGGGGCCTGGGGGTTACCGACGTCCGCGGCCGCGGGCGGGGCGACCAGGTCGTGCGCGTCGTGGTGCACGTGCCCGCCAAGCTCACCCGCCGCCAGGAGGAGCTTCTGCGGGAGTTCGAGCAGATCGAAAAGGAGCAGTCTTCGAAGAAGAATCTCTGGGAGCGGTTCTTCGGGAAGGGCGCTTCGAGTCATGATGAAGGATAG
- a CDS encoding nucleotide exchange factor GrpE: protein MMKDRQEGNEPVMMEERKPEEPGPEGPAGAAEKSREGGDPVAALEKARAEIAALQEKAAKAEEYLDLARRAKADFVNYQDRVRRERQEWTRQAVEQFVREFLSAMDAFPLARFDDPKLVEAIRVIEREFLRILAKFEVVPMETAGKAFDPLYHEAVGVEERADVPEGTILEEVRRGWMIGDRVLRPASVRIARRPPPQNGAAEGEAPAGESR, encoded by the coding sequence ATGATGAAGGATAGGCAGGAAGGCAACGAGCCGGTCATGATGGAAGAACGGAAACCGGAAGAACCCGGGCCCGAGGGGCCCGCCGGGGCGGCGGAGAAGTCCCGCGAGGGCGGGGATCCCGTTGCGGCCCTGGAGAAGGCCCGCGCGGAGATCGCGGCGCTTCAGGAAAAGGCCGCCAAGGCGGAGGAGTATCTGGACCTGGCGCGCCGCGCCAAGGCGGACTTCGTCAACTATCAGGACCGGGTGCGGCGGGAGCGCCAGGAGTGGACGCGGCAGGCGGTCGAGCAGTTCGTCCGCGAGTTCCTGTCGGCCATGGACGCCTTTCCGCTGGCGCGGTTCGACGATCCCAAGCTCGTGGAGGCGATCCGGGTGATCGAGCGGGAATTCCTGCGGATCCTGGCGAAGTTCGAGGTCGTGCCGATGGAGACCGCGGGCAAGGCGTTCGATCCGCTCTACCATGAGGCGGTGGGCGTTGAGGAGCGCGCGGACGTTCCGGAGGGGACGATTCTCGAGGAGGTCCGGCGGGGCTGGATGATCGGGGATCGGGTGCTTCGTCCGGCTTCCGTCCGGATCGCCCGGAGGCCCCCGCCGCAAAACGGCGCCGCCGAAGGCGAGGCTCCGGCGGGCGAAAGCCGTTGA
- a CDS encoding DNA-directed RNA polymerase subunit alpha C-terminal domain-containing protein, translated as MAATGETLDLKEFLASDELTPERLHEVRREVHSHVDLRAQVEAVVADFGEVARKLASENKAEVRRGTAHWLIGRSEDAARILKPLRASKERSYVLGVSLLEAGRPVEALEPLKEAYDADASDPWISGAYCEAKIRAGLLDEAEAHVDRLVKKGAGARAWYLKGLLADVRGFHEEAQEAYEKALETEPGHPESLFRLAYILDLRGEDSRALELYEQLRKLRPMHVNTMMNLGVLYEDRGDYERAAQCYQSVLDYFPTHARAQLYLKDAQASMTMFYDEEAARREAKLQQVLAQPVAEISFSPRVRNALQKLGVTTLGDLVNKSEEELLAVPNFGRTSLRELKEFLSSKGLGLAGQGGPAAGAAPSGMSAAESAEGAASDAGDEVLAKKLADFEWSGRIRKVFEKLGLVTVGDLLQKTEKDLLKSKNLGVTSIKEIRKKLGQLGVSMKPE; from the coding sequence ATGGCCGCAACGGGCGAAACGCTGGATCTTAAGGAGTTCCTGGCTTCCGACGAGCTGACCCCCGAGCGACTGCACGAGGTGCGCCGGGAGGTTCATTCCCACGTGGACCTGCGCGCGCAGGTGGAAGCCGTCGTGGCGGACTTCGGCGAAGTGGCCAGGAAGCTCGCCAGCGAGAACAAGGCGGAGGTTCGGCGGGGCACGGCGCACTGGCTGATCGGCCGGTCCGAGGACGCGGCGCGGATCCTGAAGCCGTTGCGGGCGAGCAAGGAGCGGTCGTACGTTCTGGGCGTCAGCCTCCTGGAGGCGGGCCGGCCGGTCGAGGCGCTGGAACCCCTGAAGGAGGCGTACGACGCGGACGCGTCGGATCCGTGGATTTCGGGGGCGTATTGCGAGGCCAAGATCCGGGCGGGGCTCCTGGACGAGGCCGAGGCGCACGTGGATCGGCTCGTCAAGAAGGGAGCGGGGGCCCGGGCGTGGTATCTCAAGGGACTCCTGGCCGACGTGCGCGGGTTCCACGAGGAGGCGCAGGAGGCGTACGAGAAGGCGCTGGAAACGGAGCCGGGGCACCCCGAGTCGCTCTTCCGGCTGGCGTACATCCTGGACCTGCGGGGAGAAGACAGCCGGGCGCTGGAGCTTTATGAGCAGTTGCGCAAGCTTCGGCCCATGCACGTGAATACGATGATGAACCTCGGGGTCCTGTATGAGGACCGCGGGGACTACGAGCGGGCGGCGCAGTGCTACCAGTCGGTGCTCGATTACTTCCCGACCCACGCGCGCGCGCAGCTTTACCTCAAGGACGCGCAGGCCTCGATGACCATGTTCTACGACGAGGAGGCGGCGCGCCGCGAGGCCAAGCTCCAGCAGGTCCTGGCGCAGCCGGTGGCGGAGATTTCGTTCTCGCCGCGGGTGCGCAACGCGCTTCAGAAGCTCGGGGTGACCACGCTGGGGGACCTTGTGAACAAGTCGGAGGAGGAGCTTCTGGCGGTGCCGAATTTCGGGCGGACCTCCCTGAGGGAGCTGAAGGAGTTCCTGAGCTCCAAGGGCCTGGGATTGGCGGGCCAGGGCGGACCGGCGGCGGGGGCGGCGCCGTCGGGAATGTCCGCCGCGGAGTCGGCCGAGGGAGCGGCCTCGGACGCCGGCGACGAGGTTCTGGCCAAGAAGCTCGCCGATTTCGAGTGGTCCGGCCGGATCCGGAAGGTGTTCGAAAAGCTGGGCCTGGTGACGGTCGGGGACCTGCTTCAGAAGACGGAAAAGGATCTCCTCAAGAGCAAGAATCTCGGGGTCACGTCGATCAAGGAGATCCGCAAGAAGCTGGGTCAGCTGGGCGTCTCCATGAAGCCGGAGTAA
- a CDS encoding prepilin peptidase — MGEAERALFQVFATLFGLVVGSFLNVCIFRLPRNCMSVAGPRSRCPRCLRTISWYDNIPVLSWLALRGRCRFCRAPISVRYAAVELLTGALFAWAAARLLWGPRDPGAREAALFLVHAWFLASMIVCTFIDLDFRILPDEVTLSGTAIGIAVSAAFPFLHERGLPAAIPNPHLAALAASTLGAGVGAGVLWGVGVLGKLVFRKEAMGFGDVKYMAMIGSVLGWKGVLLTFVLACLVGSIVGVGKYLAVRRMGYVPFGPFLSAGALAMLLVPEWVDRAIRAYLDLLRGPALP, encoded by the coding sequence ATGGGCGAGGCCGAGCGCGCGCTTTTTCAGGTTTTCGCGACGCTGTTCGGCCTGGTTGTCGGGTCCTTCCTCAACGTCTGCATTTTCCGGCTTCCGCGCAACTGCATGTCCGTGGCGGGTCCGCGTTCGCGGTGCCCCCGGTGCCTGCGGACGATTTCGTGGTACGACAACATTCCGGTGCTGAGCTGGCTGGCGCTCCGGGGCCGCTGCCGGTTCTGCCGGGCGCCCATCTCCGTCCGGTACGCCGCCGTCGAGCTTTTGACCGGGGCGCTTTTCGCGTGGGCGGCGGCGCGGCTCCTGTGGGGGCCGCGGGATCCGGGGGCGCGGGAAGCGGCGCTGTTCCTGGTGCACGCGTGGTTCCTGGCCTCGATGATCGTTTGCACGTTCATCGATCTCGATTTCCGGATTCTTCCGGACGAGGTGACGCTGTCCGGGACGGCGATCGGGATCGCGGTTTCGGCGGCCTTCCCGTTTCTGCATGAGCGGGGGCTTCCGGCGGCGATCCCGAATCCGCACCTGGCGGCGCTTGCGGCCTCGACGCTGGGGGCGGGGGTGGGGGCGGGCGTGCTGTGGGGGGTGGGGGTGCTGGGAAAGCTGGTTTTCCGGAAGGAGGCGATGGGCTTCGGGGACGTGAAGTACATGGCGATGATCGGGAGCGTTCTGGGCTGGAAAGGGGTGCTGCTGACGTTCGTTCTGGCGTGTCTTGTCGGATCGATCGTCGGGGTGGGGAAATATCTGGCGGTGCGGCGAATGGGGTATGTGCCGTTCGGGCCGTTTCTTTCGGCGGGGGCGCTCGCGATGCTTCTTGTTCCTGAATGGGTGGACCGGGCGATACGGGCGTACCTGGATCTTCTGCGGGGGCCGGCGCTTCCGTAA
- a CDS encoding OmpA family protein, giving the protein MARKLAAILALLASGAAATGCVTGDLQRKVDDLTREREDLERQKAQVEADLLACKARCEALERRAAAPAPRAPGVTSTPYEVPGELQGKVDIRRRGDDTVIGIPGDVFFASGSAALSSAGERTMSQVVAYIRKHHPGAVLRVEGHSDTDPIRRTRNRYHCNWELSFERAHAVLHYLIEKGGFDPRQVVCEAYGEYHPQDASNKSRNRRVEIVVARP; this is encoded by the coding sequence ATGGCCCGGAAACTGGCGGCGATCCTGGCGCTTCTGGCTTCGGGGGCGGCGGCGACGGGCTGCGTCACCGGAGATCTTCAGCGAAAAGTGGACGACCTGACGCGGGAACGCGAGGATCTGGAGCGCCAGAAGGCCCAGGTGGAGGCGGATCTTCTGGCCTGCAAGGCCCGCTGCGAGGCCCTCGAGCGCCGGGCGGCCGCCCCGGCGCCGCGCGCGCCCGGAGTGACGAGCACCCCCTATGAAGTTCCCGGCGAGCTTCAGGGCAAGGTGGACATCCGCCGCCGCGGCGACGACACCGTGATCGGCATCCCCGGCGACGTCTTCTTCGCCAGCGGATCGGCCGCCTTGAGCTCCGCCGGAGAGCGGACCATGAGCCAGGTGGTCGCCTACATCCGCAAGCATCATCCGGGCGCCGTCCTTCGCGTCGAGGGGCATTCCGACACCGATCCCATCCGCCGGACGCGGAACCGGTATCACTGCAACTGGGAGCTCTCCTTCGAGCGGGCCCATGCGGTCCTGCACTACCTGATCGAGAAGGGCGGCTTCGACCCCCGGCAGGTCGTCTGCGAGGCGTACGGCGAGTATCACCCGCAGGACGCCTCCAACAAGTCCCGCAACCGCCGCGTCGAGATCGTCGTGGCCCGACCCTGA
- the fusA gene encoding elongation factor G, with the protein MPKYETKDIRNVVFVGHNASGKTTLADALLFKGKAAPRLGSVDEGTSVFDFEPEERERKVSIDLAVASVNVQGREINLLDAPGYPDFIGEAICGLHAAETAVLCVHAVDGIRVNTRKMWELAAGLGVARIIAVNKMDSENVKFAELVGALRETFGRECVPVFLPVGSGGSLKGVVNLLAQPEAAPAEYKDLAQEAREKLMESDDALLEKYLEGQTVTPAELARALPRAIAQGRIVPIVCTSAKKDVGVAEFLEFLAQFAPSPLEAPSKKGIDPAKKAEAVHAPDGPLSGQVFKSIADPFVQRLSYVRVYSGTLPGDQPLYNQRVGKAGRIGGMFKPFGKEQRPCASAVAGDIVCVTKVEELNTCDTVCDPAHPIQYPPFVFPASMVSLAVEPKTKQDLARMSESLQKMADSDPTFKFSRDASTGELVITGRSKLHIEIILARLKRKFDVQVNTKAPKLALKETVLQAAEGHHKHKKQTGGHGQYGEVYLRLRPAERGAGFRFVDAVTQGRIPQQFMPAVEKGIRKTLEKGVLAGYPVVDVEVEVYDGSYHEVDSGPASFELAGSKAFKDAFMKARPVLLEPIVNIEVTVPSRFMGDITGDLNSRRGRIQGMDTQGNLQVVRAQIPLMEIMDYETQLRSVTGGEGSYSIDPSHYDVLPQRIAESVIAKAQKVEEEED; encoded by the coding sequence ATGCCCAAGTACGAGACCAAGGACATCCGCAACGTCGTCTTCGTGGGACACAACGCCTCGGGGAAGACGACGCTCGCCGACGCGCTTCTCTTCAAAGGCAAGGCCGCCCCGCGTCTGGGCTCCGTGGACGAAGGCACGAGCGTCTTCGACTTCGAGCCCGAGGAGCGCGAGCGGAAGGTCTCGATCGACCTGGCCGTGGCCTCCGTGAACGTCCAAGGCCGCGAGATCAACCTCCTGGACGCCCCGGGCTACCCTGATTTCATCGGCGAGGCCATCTGCGGCCTGCACGCCGCGGAGACGGCGGTGCTCTGCGTCCATGCGGTCGACGGCATCCGCGTCAACACCCGCAAAATGTGGGAGCTGGCGGCGGGGCTGGGCGTCGCGCGGATCATCGCGGTCAACAAGATGGACTCGGAGAACGTGAAGTTCGCCGAGCTCGTGGGGGCCCTGCGCGAAACCTTCGGGCGCGAATGCGTCCCGGTCTTCCTTCCCGTGGGCTCGGGCGGGAGCCTGAAAGGCGTGGTGAATCTTCTGGCCCAGCCCGAAGCGGCGCCGGCCGAGTACAAGGATCTCGCCCAGGAGGCGCGCGAGAAGCTCATGGAGAGCGACGACGCCCTTCTCGAAAAATACCTCGAGGGCCAGACGGTGACCCCCGCGGAGCTGGCGCGGGCGCTGCCCCGCGCGATCGCGCAGGGAAGAATCGTCCCCATCGTCTGCACGTCGGCCAAGAAGGACGTGGGGGTGGCCGAGTTCCTCGAGTTCCTGGCGCAGTTCGCGCCGTCGCCCCTGGAGGCGCCCTCCAAGAAGGGGATCGACCCGGCCAAGAAAGCGGAGGCCGTCCACGCTCCGGACGGGCCGCTTTCGGGCCAGGTCTTCAAGTCCATCGCCGACCCCTTCGTTCAGAGGCTTTCCTACGTCCGCGTCTATTCGGGAACGCTTCCGGGGGATCAGCCGCTCTACAACCAGCGCGTGGGCAAAGCGGGACGCATCGGCGGCATGTTCAAGCCGTTCGGCAAGGAGCAGCGGCCGTGCGCGTCGGCCGTGGCGGGGGACATCGTGTGCGTGACCAAGGTGGAGGAGCTCAACACCTGCGACACGGTCTGCGACCCCGCGCACCCGATCCAGTACCCGCCCTTTGTGTTCCCGGCCTCGATGGTGTCGCTGGCGGTCGAGCCCAAGACCAAACAGGACCTGGCGCGGATGTCGGAGTCCCTTCAGAAGATGGCCGATTCGGACCCGACCTTCAAATTCTCCCGGGACGCCTCGACCGGGGAGCTCGTGATCACCGGCCGTTCGAAGCTGCACATCGAGATCATCCTGGCGCGCCTGAAGCGCAAGTTCGATGTCCAGGTCAACACCAAGGCGCCGAAGCTGGCGCTCAAGGAGACGGTGCTGCAGGCGGCCGAGGGACACCACAAGCACAAGAAGCAGACCGGCGGCCACGGCCAGTACGGCGAGGTGTACCTGCGCCTGCGGCCCGCCGAGCGGGGCGCGGGGTTCCGGTTCGTGGACGCCGTCACCCAGGGGCGCATTCCCCAGCAGTTCATGCCCGCGGTCGAGAAGGGGATCCGCAAGACGCTCGAGAAAGGGGTCCTGGCGGGCTACCCCGTGGTGGACGTGGAGGTGGAAGTGTACGACGGCTCGTATCACGAGGTGGACTCGGGTCCGGCCTCCTTCGAGCTGGCGGGCTCCAAGGCCTTCAAGGACGCCTTCATGAAGGCCCGGCCGGTCCTTCTCGAGCCCATCGTCAACATCGAGGTGACCGTTCCCTCCCGCTTCATGGGCGACATCACCGGCGATCTGAACTCGCGGCGGGGTAGAATCCAGGGTATGGATACGCAGGGCAACCTCCAGGTCGTCCGGGCCCAGATTCCCCTGATGGAGATCATGGACTACGAAACCCAGCTGCGTTCGGTGACCGGAGGAGAGGGCTCGTACTCGATCGACCCGTCGCATTACGACGTGCTTCCGCAGCGCATCGCCGAGTCGGTCATCGCCAAGGCTCAGAAGGTCGAGGAGGAAGAAGACTAA
- a CDS encoding type IV pilus twitching motility protein PilT yields MVSLEELLQLLVQRGGSDLHITAGSPPRIRVDGKLIPTEFDTLTKEESQKIVYGVLSEDQIARFEKDLELDFSFGVDNLGRFRTNVFLQRGSVGAVFRLVPHAIRGFDDLGLPRKVCTDLCDQPRGLVLVTGATGSGKSTTLAAMIDYINSTGNYHIMTIEDPIEFVHKNKNSLVNQREVGSDTHGFKESLRHVLRQDPDVVLIGEMRDLETIEAALTISETGHLTFATLHTSDAVQTINRIVDVFPAHQQQQVRTQLSFVLNAIFCQQLVPKSNGKGRALACEILLANPAVRSLIRENKAHQVYSIMQVSGKLGMKTMNQSLYELYKGGHLTFEDAIQYSGDVEDLKKTFQRG; encoded by the coding sequence ATGGTCAGCCTCGAGGAACTGCTGCAGCTTCTCGTCCAGCGGGGAGGCTCCGATCTGCACATCACGGCCGGATCGCCGCCGCGGATCCGGGTGGACGGGAAGCTCATCCCCACGGAGTTCGACACGCTGACCAAGGAGGAGTCCCAGAAGATCGTCTACGGGGTCCTTTCGGAGGACCAGATCGCGCGCTTCGAGAAGGATCTGGAGCTGGACTTCTCGTTCGGCGTGGACAACCTGGGGCGGTTCCGCACGAACGTCTTTCTCCAGCGGGGCTCGGTGGGGGCCGTCTTCCGGCTGGTGCCCCACGCGATCCGCGGGTTCGACGACCTGGGGCTGCCGCGCAAGGTCTGTACCGATCTCTGCGACCAGCCGCGGGGCCTGGTGCTGGTGACCGGGGCCACGGGCTCCGGGAAGTCCACCACGCTCGCTGCGATGATCGACTACATCAACTCGACGGGCAACTACCACATCATGACGATCGAGGACCCGATCGAGTTCGTGCACAAGAACAAGAATTCGCTCGTCAACCAGCGCGAGGTCGGGTCCGACACCCACGGGTTCAAGGAATCCCTGCGCCACGTGCTGCGCCAGGATCCGGACGTGGTGCTCATCGGCGAGATGCGGGACCTCGAGACGATCGAGGCGGCCCTCACGATCAGCGAGACGGGGCACCTGACCTTCGCGACGCTGCACACCTCGGACGCGGTCCAGACGATCAACCGCATCGTGGACGTCTTCCCGGCGCATCAGCAGCAGCAGGTGCGCACGCAGCTGTCGTTCGTCCTCAACGCGATCTTCTGCCAGCAGCTCGTGCCCAAGTCCAACGGAAAGGGCCGGGCCCTGGCCTGCGAGATCCTCCTGGCCAACCCCGCGGTCCGCTCCCTCATCCGCGAGAACAAGGCCCACCAGGTCTACTCGATCATGCAGGTGTCCGGAAAGCTCGGCATGAAGACGATGAACCAGTCGCTCTACGAACTTTACAAAGGCGGACACTTGACGTTCGAAGACGCGATACAATATTCGGGCGATGTCGAGGACCTGAAGAAAACGTTCCAGCGCGGGTAG